In Microbulbifer celer, a single window of DNA contains:
- the gltB gene encoding glutamate synthase large subunit, which produces MGSGLYRLDEFKDNCGFGLIAHLKGQTSHKLLETAIESLTCMTHRGGIAADGKTGDGCGLLLQKPDSFLRTVAQESFGHELSPLYAVGSIMLPLDESEAADARAILERAVEEQGLKVVGWRVVPTNEDCLGPIARESLPRFEHLLIDNASDAYDQVHFNARLFVARRKAEQQLTDATYIASFSTSVLSYKGLMMPADLPAFFPDLADPRLETAICVFHQRFSTNTMPRWPLAQPFRMLAHNGEINTITGNRNWSVARTNKFITDLVPELAELAPLVNREGSDSSSLDNMLELLTVGGIDMHRAIRMLVPPAWQNVDTMDADLRAFYEFNSMHMEPWDGPAGLVLTDGRHAVCTLDRNGLRPSRWVITKDDFITVASEVGTYHYDPADVVAKGRLGPGQILSVDTLKGELRHTEDVDNQLKDSQPYRKWMKEKARRIRSTLVTAPVDNNFSMEQFKVYQKLFSSSLEERDQVIRPLAEAGQEAVGSMGDDTPMAVLSEGNRCLYDYFRQQFAQVTNPPIDPLRETIVMSLETCLGREKSVFEQTQEHADRVILSSPVLSHMKYTALLDLGREEFTAKVFDLNYDPAALDLKGAIEKLCKDVADSVRNDGTAIVVLSDREIEDGKLPIDALLATGAVHHHLVYNGLRCDSNIVVDTATARDSHQLACLIGVGATAVHPYFSYSIINHLIETGELLLDAATAQKNYRNGIIKGLLKILSKMGISAIASYRGALLYEVVGLSRDVIDLCFPGVPARVVGAGFSELEDDMRARAKLAWKSRKKVSPGGLHKFVYGEEYHAFNPDVVKALQQAVRTGDYGAWRDYATLVNQRPVATLRDLLALKKDAQPIPLEEVEPAENILRRFDSAAMSLGALSPEAHEALAQAMNRLGGRSNSGEGGEDPVRFGTDKVSKIKQIASGRFGVTPHYLVNAEVLQIKVAQGAKPGEGGQLPGGKVNELIARLRYSVPGVTLISPPPHHDIYSIEDLAQLIYDLKQVNPDALVSVKLVSRPGVGTIAAGVAKAYADLITISGYDGGTAASPITSIRYAGSPWELGLAETHQTLRANDLRDKVRVQTDGGLKSGLDVVKAAILGAESFGFGTAPMVALGCKYLRICHLNNCATGVATQNKDLRDEHYIGTVEMAMNFFKFVAEEVREWMAGLGVRSLDELVGRVDLLEAIEGKTAKQKTLDLSPLLHTDALLDSKPQTCQQARNAPWDKGELAERMVEETLPAIESLSGGEFSFDVTNCDRSIGARLSGEIAKRHGNQGMVEAPIKLRLSGVAGQSFGVWNAGGLEMILDGDANDYVGKGMAGGKLVIRPPQGSAFASNDTSIVGNTCLYGATGGKLFASGCAGERFGVRNSGAFAVVEGAGDHCCEYMTGGMIAVLGKTGVNFGAGMTGGFAYVLDMDRDFFDKCNHELIELRRINSESLEEYQSHLREVIEEFVAETGSAWGQELLENFDDYLNKFWLVKPKAASLAGLLSDVRKRGE; this is translated from the coding sequence ATGGGTAGCGGTCTGTATCGATTGGATGAGTTCAAAGATAACTGCGGCTTCGGTCTGATTGCCCACCTGAAAGGGCAGACCAGTCACAAGTTGTTGGAGACGGCGATTGAGTCGCTGACCTGCATGACGCACCGCGGCGGTATTGCCGCCGACGGCAAAACCGGCGACGGCTGCGGCCTGCTGCTGCAGAAGCCGGACAGCTTCCTGCGCACCGTGGCGCAGGAGTCCTTCGGGCACGAATTGAGCCCGCTGTATGCCGTCGGTTCTATCATGCTGCCACTGGACGAGTCCGAGGCGGCCGATGCGCGCGCCATTCTCGAGCGCGCGGTGGAAGAGCAGGGTCTGAAAGTCGTTGGTTGGCGCGTGGTGCCCACCAACGAAGACTGCCTGGGCCCCATCGCCCGCGAATCCCTGCCGCGTTTCGAGCACCTGCTGATCGACAATGCCAGCGACGCCTACGATCAGGTGCACTTCAATGCGCGCCTGTTTGTAGCCCGCCGCAAGGCCGAGCAACAGCTGACCGATGCCACCTATATCGCCAGCTTCTCCACCTCGGTGCTGTCTTACAAGGGCCTGATGATGCCGGCAGACCTGCCGGCGTTCTTCCCGGACCTGGCGGATCCGCGTCTGGAGACCGCGATCTGTGTATTCCACCAGCGCTTCTCCACCAACACCATGCCGCGTTGGCCGCTGGCGCAGCCGTTCCGTATGCTGGCCCACAACGGTGAAATCAATACCATCACCGGCAACCGCAACTGGTCCGTGGCGCGCACCAACAAGTTCATCACCGATCTGGTGCCGGAACTGGCAGAACTGGCGCCGCTGGTTAACCGCGAGGGCTCCGACTCCTCCAGCCTCGACAATATGCTCGAGCTGCTCACCGTGGGTGGCATCGACATGCACCGCGCGATTCGCATGCTGGTACCGCCGGCGTGGCAGAACGTGGACACCATGGATGCGGACCTGCGTGCGTTTTACGAATTCAACTCTATGCACATGGAGCCGTGGGACGGCCCCGCCGGCCTGGTACTGACCGACGGCCGCCACGCGGTATGTACCCTGGACCGCAACGGCCTGCGTCCGTCGCGCTGGGTGATCACCAAGGACGACTTCATTACCGTGGCCTCCGAAGTGGGGACTTACCATTACGATCCGGCGGACGTGGTCGCCAAGGGCCGCCTGGGCCCGGGCCAGATCCTGTCTGTGGATACTTTGAAGGGCGAGCTGCGCCACACCGAAGATGTGGATAACCAGCTCAAGGACAGCCAGCCTTACCGCAAGTGGATGAAGGAAAAGGCGCGCCGTATCCGTTCCACTCTGGTCACCGCGCCGGTGGACAACAACTTCTCCATGGAGCAGTTCAAGGTCTACCAGAAGCTGTTCAGCTCCTCTCTGGAAGAGCGCGATCAGGTGATCCGTCCGCTGGCGGAAGCCGGTCAGGAAGCCGTGGGCTCCATGGGCGACGACACCCCGATGGCGGTACTGTCCGAGGGCAACCGCTGCCTGTACGACTATTTCCGTCAGCAGTTTGCCCAGGTTACCAACCCGCCCATCGACCCGCTGCGGGAAACCATCGTCATGTCCCTGGAGACCTGTCTGGGACGTGAAAAATCCGTATTCGAGCAGACCCAGGAGCACGCCGATCGTGTGATCCTGTCGTCCCCTGTGCTCTCACACATGAAGTACACCGCGCTGCTGGATCTGGGTCGCGAGGAGTTTACCGCGAAGGTATTCGACCTGAACTACGATCCGGCCGCGCTGGATTTGAAAGGGGCGATCGAGAAGCTGTGTAAAGATGTGGCGGATTCCGTGCGCAACGACGGCACCGCCATCGTGGTGCTGTCTGATCGCGAGATCGAAGACGGCAAGCTGCCCATCGATGCGCTACTCGCCACCGGCGCGGTGCATCACCACCTGGTATACAACGGTCTGCGCTGTGACTCCAATATCGTGGTGGATACCGCCACCGCGCGAGACTCGCACCAGCTGGCGTGCCTGATTGGCGTCGGTGCCACCGCGGTGCACCCGTATTTCTCCTACAGCATCATCAATCACCTGATCGAAACCGGTGAGTTGCTGCTGGATGCGGCTACTGCGCAGAAGAACTACCGCAACGGCATCATCAAAGGCCTGCTGAAGATCCTGTCCAAGATGGGTATCTCCGCCATTGCTTCCTACCGCGGTGCGCTGCTGTATGAAGTGGTGGGCCTGTCCCGCGACGTCATCGATCTGTGTTTCCCGGGCGTACCGGCGCGGGTTGTGGGTGCGGGCTTCAGTGAGCTGGAAGACGATATGCGAGCCCGCGCCAAACTGGCGTGGAAGTCGCGTAAGAAAGTTTCCCCCGGCGGCCTGCACAAATTTGTCTACGGCGAGGAATACCACGCGTTCAATCCGGACGTGGTGAAGGCGCTGCAGCAGGCGGTGCGCACCGGCGACTACGGCGCCTGGCGCGATTACGCCACGCTAGTGAACCAGCGTCCGGTGGCCACCCTGCGCGATCTGCTGGCGCTGAAGAAAGATGCCCAGCCGATTCCGCTGGAAGAAGTGGAGCCGGCGGAAAATATTCTGCGCCGCTTCGACTCCGCGGCGATGTCCCTCGGCGCCCTGTCGCCGGAGGCCCACGAGGCCCTGGCCCAGGCCATGAACCGCCTCGGTGGACGCTCCAACAGTGGTGAGGGCGGTGAAGACCCGGTGCGTTTCGGCACCGACAAGGTTTCCAAGATCAAACAGATCGCCTCCGGCCGTTTCGGCGTCACCCCGCACTATCTGGTGAACGCGGAAGTGCTGCAGATCAAGGTCGCCCAGGGCGCCAAGCCCGGTGAGGGTGGCCAGTTGCCCGGCGGCAAGGTGAACGAACTGATCGCGCGTCTGCGCTATTCCGTGCCTGGCGTGACCCTGATCTCGCCGCCGCCGCACCACGATATCTACTCTATTGAGGACTTGGCGCAGCTGATCTACGACCTCAAACAGGTCAATCCGGACGCGCTGGTGTCCGTGAAGCTGGTATCCCGTCCCGGCGTCGGCACCATTGCCGCGGGTGTGGCCAAGGCCTATGCGGATCTGATCACCATTTCCGGTTACGACGGCGGTACCGCGGCGAGCCCGATCACCTCCATCCGCTATGCCGGTTCCCCCTGGGAACTGGGGCTGGCGGAGACCCACCAGACCCTGCGTGCCAACGACCTGCGCGACAAGGTACGGGTTCAGACCGATGGCGGCCTGAAGAGCGGCCTGGATGTGGTCAAGGCGGCGATTCTCGGCGCTGAGAGTTTCGGCTTCGGCACCGCGCCGATGGTGGCGCTGGGTTGTAAGTACTTGCGCATTTGTCACCTGAACAACTGTGCCACCGGTGTCGCCACCCAGAACAAGGATCTGCGGGACGAGCACTATATCGGCACCGTGGAAATGGCGATGAACTTCTTCAAGTTTGTGGCCGAAGAGGTGCGCGAGTGGATGGCGGGCCTCGGCGTGCGTTCCCTTGATGAGCTGGTAGGTCGCGTGGATCTGCTGGAAGCGATCGAGGGCAAGACCGCCAAGCAGAAAACCCTGGACCTGTCGCCGCTGCTGCACACCGATGCGCTGCTCGACAGCAAGCCACAGACCTGTCAGCAGGCCAGGAACGCGCCTTGGGACAAGGGTGAGTTGGCGGAGCGTATGGTTGAAGAAACCCTGCCGGCGATTGAAAGCCTGTCCGGTGGTGAATTCAGTTTTGACGTCACCAACTGCGACCGCTCTATTGGTGCGCGCCTGTCCGGCGAGATCGCCAAACGTCACGGTAATCAGGGCATGGTAGAGGCTCCGATCAAGTTGCGTCTGTCCGGCGTTGCCGGCCAGTCTTTCGGTGTGTGGAATGCCGGCGGCCTGGAGATGATTCTGGATGGCGATGCCAACGACTACGTGGGCAAAGGCATGGCCGGCGGCAAGCTTGTGATCCGTCCGCCCCAGGGCAGCGCTTTCGCCTCCAACGACACCAGCATTGTCGGTAACACCTGCCTGTATGGTGCCACCGGCGGCAAACTGTTCGCTTCCGGCTGTGCCGGTGAGCGCTTCGGGGTGCGCAACTCCGGTGCCTTTGCGGTGGTGGAAGGCGCGGGCGATCACTGTTGTGAATACATGACCGGCGGCATGATCGCGGTGCTGGGCAAGACCGGGGTCAACTTCGGCGCCGGTATGACTGGCGGTTTTGCCTACGTGTTGGATATGGATCGCGACTTCTTCGACAAGTGCAACCACGAGCTGATCGAGCTTAGGCGTATCAACAGTGAGTCTCTGGAGGAATACCAGAGCCACCTGCGCGAAGTGATCGAGGAATTCGTCGCGGAAACCGGTAGTGCCTGGGGGCAGGAACTGCTGGAGAACTTCGACGATTACCTCAATAAATTCTGGTTGGTGAAGCCCAAGGCTGCCAGCCTCGCCGGACTGCTGTCCGATGTACGCAAGCGCGGCGAATAA